In Anaerobacillus isosaccharinicus, one genomic interval encodes:
- a CDS encoding glycosyl hydrolase family 18 protein, whose translation MKFTKAIALFLTLILVLSSSPLSMIVEAKNPNQSSSIEGATLAVEKAEVHRTWEAVNLAQKEIDSLGNAKPIRASKEDLQTRLNVVKTGLINKDAEQIEEDTPPEEEPVSEDPIEEVVEEPVKEEGFLQPVYHEVKSGDTLWLISLAYGVSVDEIKKLNNLTSDMIFVGQVLLISAGSELAEENEVDKLILGFYTKYWSNDLGSYHSLTTQHQSLNTIATASLDVNYDGSITGFIPLEALDFSNEHGVFTYATFQNHFDANLTRAIFTNVSLQETVISNMVSFVKQYGYKGANLNFENMYASDRLYFNKFVEKMTDAFHQEGYPVMVSVPAKTCDCPTWAWSGTFDFEFLGNSNVDYIQVMSYDQHGSWGNPGSVAGYNWMNNVLKYATSHINSNKILLGLPAYGYDWNTSKTTGNRALTLKQIDQLIATHNPEIKWNELEQTPYFNYVEANGDHRIVYFENFDSLSVKTSLVNKHNLAGVSMWRMGQENDLFWLAVQEGLTKK comes from the coding sequence ATGAAGTTTACGAAGGCAATAGCTCTTTTCCTTACTTTGATATTGGTTTTGTCTAGTTCACCTCTATCTATGATTGTAGAGGCGAAAAATCCAAATCAAAGCAGCAGCATAGAAGGTGCAACATTAGCTGTGGAAAAAGCAGAGGTACACCGGACGTGGGAAGCTGTTAATCTAGCACAAAAAGAAATTGATAGTCTTGGAAATGCCAAACCGATTCGAGCAAGTAAAGAAGATTTGCAAACTCGTTTAAATGTGGTCAAGACGGGATTAATTAATAAAGATGCGGAACAAATTGAAGAAGACACACCACCAGAAGAAGAACCAGTTAGTGAAGATCCAATAGAAGAAGTCGTTGAAGAACCTGTAAAAGAGGAAGGATTCTTACAACCGGTCTATCACGAAGTTAAATCTGGAGATACACTTTGGCTTATTTCTTTAGCTTATGGTGTTAGTGTCGATGAGATAAAAAAATTAAATAACTTAACTTCTGACATGATTTTTGTTGGACAAGTATTGTTAATATCTGCTGGAAGTGAATTAGCAGAAGAAAATGAAGTAGATAAGTTGATCCTTGGATTTTACACAAAGTATTGGAGCAATGACTTAGGTTCCTATCATTCATTAACTACTCAACATCAGTCTCTGAATACAATCGCAACTGCGAGCTTAGATGTCAATTATGATGGAAGCATTACTGGTTTTATTCCACTTGAAGCTCTTGATTTTTCTAACGAGCATGGTGTTTTCACGTATGCAACTTTTCAAAATCACTTTGATGCTAACTTAACTAGAGCAATATTCACGAACGTTTCTCTACAAGAAACCGTTATTTCAAACATGGTTTCATTTGTTAAACAATACGGGTATAAAGGGGCAAACCTAAACTTTGAAAATATGTATGCTTCTGATCGTTTATACTTTAATAAATTTGTAGAAAAAATGACAGATGCGTTCCATCAAGAAGGCTACCCTGTCATGGTTTCTGTTCCAGCTAAAACGTGTGATTGCCCAACATGGGCGTGGAGCGGGACGTTTGATTTTGAGTTTTTAGGAAACAGTAACGTTGATTATATTCAGGTTATGTCCTATGATCAGCATGGTTCATGGGGAAATCCTGGATCGGTTGCAGGGTATAACTGGATGAACAATGTTTTAAAGTATGCAACTAGCCATATTAATTCTAATAAAATATTACTTGGCTTACCTGCCTATGGATATGATTGGAACACATCAAAAACCACAGGCAATCGAGCTCTTACTTTAAAACAAATCGACCAACTTATTGCTACACACAATCCTGAGATTAAGTGGAATGAACTTGAGCAAACACCTTACTTTAATTATGTAGAGGCAAATGGTGATCATCGTATCGTATACTTTGAGAACTTTGATAGTTTGTCAGTAAAAACAAGTCTAGTAAACAAACACAACCTTGCAGGGGTTTCAATGTGGCGTATGGGGCAAGAAAATGATCTGTTTTGGTTAGCTGTACAAGAGGGTTTAACTAAAAAATAA
- a CDS encoding saccharopine dehydrogenase family protein produces MGKALIIGCGGVAAVAVHKCVQNSEVFEEICIASRTKSKCDALKAKLDGGKTKITTAQVDANNVDELIALIEEVKPDIVMNLALPYQDLTIMDACLATKTHYMDTANYEPEDTAKFEYKWQWDYRERFEKAGITALLGSGFDPGVTGVFSAYALKHYFDEIEYIDILDCNGGDHGYPFATNFNPEINIREVSANGRYYENGKWIETSPMEIKRVYNFPEVGEKDMYLLYHEELESLAVNIPGVKRIRFFMTFGQSYLTHLKCLENVGMTSIEPIEYEGKQIIPLQFLKAVLPDPASLGPRTVGKTNIGCIFKGKKDGKEKTYYVYNVCDHQECYREVGSQAISYTTGVPAMIGAMMVMKGLWNKPGVFNIEEFDPDPFMEALNKWGLPWKEDFNPVLVDAEEETTKKLDLEYVR; encoded by the coding sequence ATGGGAAAAGCACTTATTATTGGTTGTGGTGGAGTGGCAGCAGTTGCCGTCCATAAATGCGTTCAAAACAGCGAGGTGTTTGAAGAGATTTGTATCGCAAGTCGTACAAAATCTAAATGTGATGCCTTAAAAGCAAAATTAGATGGTGGAAAAACGAAAATTACAACTGCACAAGTTGATGCAAATAATGTAGATGAGTTAATTGCTTTGATTGAAGAAGTAAAACCTGATATCGTGATGAACTTAGCTTTACCTTATCAAGATTTAACGATTATGGATGCTTGTCTTGCAACGAAAACACACTATATGGATACAGCAAACTATGAGCCAGAAGATACGGCAAAGTTCGAATATAAATGGCAGTGGGATTACCGCGAGCGCTTTGAAAAAGCTGGCATTACTGCTCTTTTAGGTAGCGGCTTCGATCCAGGTGTAACGGGAGTATTTTCTGCTTATGCTCTTAAACATTACTTTGATGAAATTGAATATATCGACATCTTAGATTGTAACGGTGGCGACCATGGCTATCCGTTTGCAACGAATTTTAATCCAGAAATTAATATCCGTGAAGTTTCTGCAAATGGACGTTACTATGAAAATGGTAAGTGGATCGAAACAAGCCCAATGGAAATCAAACGTGTCTACAACTTCCCTGAAGTTGGTGAAAAAGATATGTACTTGTTGTATCACGAAGAGCTTGAATCCCTTGCTGTAAACATTCCTGGAGTGAAGCGCATCCGTTTCTTTATGACATTTGGACAAAGCTACTTAACTCACTTAAAATGTCTTGAAAATGTTGGCATGACTTCAATTGAGCCGATTGAATACGAAGGAAAGCAAATCATCCCTTTACAATTCTTGAAGGCCGTTTTACCTGATCCAGCATCATTAGGTCCTAGAACTGTAGGTAAAACAAACATTGGGTGTATCTTTAAAGGGAAAAAAGACGGAAAAGAGAAAACGTATTATGTTTATAATGTTTGTGACCATCAAGAATGCTATAGAGAAGTAGGTTCACAAGCAATTTCTTATACAACAGGTGTTCCTGCAATGATCGGTGCAATGATGGTCATGAAAGGCTTATGGAATAAACCAGGCGTATTCAATATTGAAGAGTTTGATCCAGATCCATTCATGGAAGCATTAAACAAATGGGGTCTACCATGGAAAGAAGATTTTAATCCAGTCCTTGTAGATGCAGAAGAAGAGACTACAAAAAAATTAGATTTGGAGTACGTTCGTTAA
- the nspC gene encoding carboxynorspermidine decarboxylase has product MRFEDLPTPSYVVDEELLEKNLKVLNGVVERTGCKIILAQKAFSMFAMYPLIGKYLNGTTASGLYEARLGYEEMGKENHVFAPAYRDDEIDEIISICDHIIFNSFSQLERFKDKALQAGRKVGLRINPECSTQGGHDIYDPCAIGSRFGVTIEHFRPDLLDGVSGLHFHTLCQQNSDDLEKTLNAVEEKFGPWLSQMEWINFGGGHHITREDYDIPLLEKCIKKMQDNYGLQVYLEPGEAVALNAGYLITTVLDTIQNGIEIAILDTSASCHMPDVLEMPYRPPLFASGEAGEKPFTYRLGGQTCMAGDVIGEYSFDQPLKNGDRLVFGDMAIYSMVKNTTFNGMPLPTIAVKGKDGDCYIAHQFGYQDFKMRLA; this is encoded by the coding sequence ATGCGCTTTGAAGACTTACCAACACCAAGTTATGTAGTAGATGAGGAGCTTTTAGAAAAAAACCTTAAGGTTCTAAACGGTGTCGTGGAACGAACTGGCTGCAAAATTATTTTGGCACAAAAAGCTTTTTCCATGTTTGCGATGTATCCTCTTATCGGAAAGTATTTAAACGGTACAACAGCGAGCGGTCTATATGAAGCTCGCCTTGGTTACGAAGAAATGGGCAAAGAAAATCATGTCTTTGCCCCTGCCTATCGTGATGATGAAATCGACGAAATTATTTCAATCTGTGATCACATCATCTTTAATTCTTTCTCGCAGTTAGAAAGGTTTAAAGATAAAGCCCTTCAAGCAGGTAGAAAAGTGGGCTTACGAATTAATCCTGAATGCTCCACACAAGGTGGACATGATATATATGATCCATGTGCAATTGGATCGCGCTTCGGTGTAACGATCGAGCACTTTCGTCCCGATTTGCTTGATGGTGTTTCAGGATTACATTTTCACACGCTTTGTCAGCAAAACTCTGACGATTTAGAAAAAACTCTTAATGCTGTTGAAGAAAAATTTGGGCCATGGCTTTCACAAATGGAATGGATTAACTTCGGTGGCGGCCATCATATAACTAGGGAAGATTATGATATCCCATTATTGGAAAAGTGTATTAAGAAAATGCAAGATAACTACGGTTTACAAGTTTACCTTGAACCTGGAGAAGCCGTTGCTCTTAACGCAGGCTATTTGATTACAACCGTACTTGATACAATTCAAAATGGCATTGAAATAGCTATTCTAGACACGTCCGCATCTTGTCATATGCCTGATGTGCTTGAAATGCCTTATCGCCCTCCACTATTTGCATCAGGTGAAGCAGGAGAGAAGCCATTTACGTATCGATTAGGTGGACAAACTTGTATGGCTGGAGATGTCATTGGAGAGTATTCCTTTGATCAACCATTAAAAAATGGCGATCGCTTAGTATTTGGTGACATGGCCATCTATTCTATGGTGAAGAACACAACGTTTAATGGCATGCCATTACCAACTATTGCCGTAAAAGGCAAAGATGGAGACTGCTATATTGCTCATCAGTTCGGCTATCAAGATTTCAAAATGAGACTTGCATAG
- a CDS encoding DUF6431 domain-containing protein — protein MIILLDSPRSIKKYNDSINKYDVELRCPCCGRRMKKHGKYKRWVHMKHQSSIIFVLRRRCGSCDRTFSLLLVFLLLGLVFQMFFVNLLHGGC, from the coding sequence ATGATTATTTTACTAGATTCGCCTCGTTCTATCAAGAAGTATAATGATTCCATTAATAAGTATGATGTTGAATTACGATGTCCGTGCTGCGGTAGAAGAATGAAAAAACACGGCAAATATAAAAGATGGGTTCATATGAAACACCAGTCCTCGATAATCTTTGTGTTAAGAAGGCGTTGTGGTTCTTGTGATCGTACGTTTTCGTTACTCCTTGTTTTCTTACTCCTTGGTCTCGTTTTTCAAATGTTTTTCGTGAATTTATTGCACGGTGGTTGTTAA
- a CDS encoding ExeA family protein produces MLDFFEMKGVPFTREILIEQLYSSSSYNEATARLEYAAENRQFCLLTGEAGMGKSTAVRSLVQKLDRTKYRYLYLCDSELTPKLFYREVLQNFGIHPAFRSTEAKRQYQSLMLDIYENERKTPVIVIDEAHHFSEPMLQELRFILNFKEDSMSPLTLIVVGQPSLRNQLKVKHLEAIDQRIQMRYQVTGLTEQETKAYIKHQLIVVETPYEIFSEEAIQAIHNFSQGIPRKINTLCSQSLLDAFLQGNKVVGESHIHRVINEL; encoded by the coding sequence ATGTTAGATTTCTTCGAAATGAAAGGTGTTCCATTTACTCGTGAGATTTTAATTGAACAACTATATAGCTCATCTAGCTACAATGAAGCAACAGCTCGATTAGAGTACGCTGCTGAAAATCGACAGTTTTGCTTATTAACTGGTGAGGCTGGTATGGGAAAATCAACGGCTGTAAGATCATTAGTACAAAAACTAGATCGTACAAAATACCGTTATTTATATTTATGTGACTCTGAACTAACTCCTAAACTATTTTATCGAGAAGTTTTACAAAACTTTGGAATTCACCCTGCATTTCGATCAACCGAAGCGAAACGACAGTACCAATCTTTAATGTTAGATATTTATGAGAATGAGAGAAAAACACCAGTTATTGTTATTGATGAAGCACACCATTTCTCGGAGCCGATGTTGCAAGAGTTACGCTTCATACTTAACTTTAAAGAAGATTCTATGTCTCCTCTTACCCTTATTGTCGTTGGGCAACCTAGTCTACGAAATCAATTAAAAGTGAAGCACCTAGAAGCTATCGATCAAAGGATACAAATGCGATACCAAGTAACAGGGCTAACTGAGCAAGAAACAAAAGCTTACATTAAACATCAATTGATAGTAGTTGAAACACCATATGAGATTTTTTCAGAAGAAGCCATTCAGGCAATTCATAACTTTAGCCAGGGGATTCCGAGAAAAATTAATACTCTATGTAGTCAAAGTCTTTTAGATGCATTTCTTCAAGGAAATAAAGTTGTAGGAGAATCCCACATTCACCGTGTAATCAATGAATTATAA
- a CDS encoding UPF0158 family protein, with the protein MEISKEILEELVNCYDDNQMDHEYFLNIETKDIAFVSSYIDRNEYDELMEKVEEGFGEIYFKVPQTDSREGFLDMEEFVETVYSDKAKSQLYDVLSRNKGVFRRFKDVLMEYCPQSRKLSY; encoded by the coding sequence ATGGAAATCTCAAAAGAAATTTTGGAAGAACTAGTTAATTGCTACGATGATAATCAAATGGACCATGAATATTTTCTTAATATCGAAACAAAGGATATAGCATTTGTTTCGAGTTATATTGATAGAAACGAGTATGATGAATTAATGGAAAAGGTTGAGGAAGGGTTCGGAGAAATCTACTTTAAAGTTCCACAAACTGACTCTCGAGAAGGCTTTTTAGACATGGAAGAGTTTGTTGAAACGGTTTATTCTGATAAAGCTAAATCTCAGTTGTACGATGTCCTCTCTAGAAATAAAGGTGTTTTTCGAAGATTTAAAGATGTATTAATGGAGTACTGTCCGCAGTCTCGAAAATTGTCATATTAA
- a CDS encoding transposase codes for MPRVARIKSRSGIYHVMMRGVNKQIIFEEEEDKKRFFETLRKYKVKCNYELYSYCFMDNHVHLLMRECEETISNAIKKISSSYVYWYNSKYGRNGHLFQERFKSEAVEDQRYFLTVLRYIHQNPLKAGLTKSVFDSEWTSMHEYTSKPLIIDTEFALRLFSVDPSKGLQLFIDFMKKIDEHESRYLDDIEKIKVSDKDIKDYLMGLGIKNVYELQQMKKVDRDKLIVELKMINGVSIRQLSRLTGISKSVIARVR; via the coding sequence ATGCCTAGGGTTGCAAGAATTAAAAGTAGGAGTGGGATTTATCACGTAATGATGAGAGGAGTTAATAAACAAATAATTTTTGAAGAGGAGGAAGATAAAAAAAGGTTTTTTGAAACGCTAAGAAAATACAAAGTTAAATGTAACTATGAGCTTTATAGTTATTGTTTTATGGATAATCATGTGCATTTATTAATGAGAGAGTGTGAAGAAACAATTTCAAATGCTATCAAAAAAATTAGTTCCAGCTATGTTTACTGGTACAATTCAAAATACGGTCGTAATGGTCATTTGTTCCAAGAGAGATTTAAAAGTGAAGCTGTAGAAGATCAAAGATATTTTTTAACTGTTTTAAGATATATTCACCAAAATCCATTAAAGGCAGGTCTGACAAAAAGCGTCTTTGATAGTGAATGGACGAGTATGCATGAATATACTAGTAAACCTTTAATCATTGATACTGAATTTGCACTTCGTTTATTTTCAGTAGATCCAAGCAAGGGGCTTCAGTTGTTTATTGACTTTATGAAAAAAATTGATGAACATGAGAGTAGGTATTTAGATGATATAGAAAAAATTAAAGTCTCTGATAAGGATATAAAAGACTATTTAATGGGGCTTGGTATCAAAAATGTCTATGAGTTGCAGCAAATGAAAAAAGTTGATCGAGATAAACTAATTGTTGAGCTAAAAATGATAAATGGTGTGTCAATAAGGCAATTGTCAAGATTAACTGGTATCTCAAAAAGTGTAATAGCTCGAGTTAGGTAA
- a CDS encoding DUF6407 family protein — MSKSLNDFVDETIKYDFKEDDVEAMKDIVRKAVQYFNLKSREEAELIETGFIRVLHLASIIEENLLSKIIELSLKSDSHLSVEEVYEGKVIRKY, encoded by the coding sequence ATGTCGAAAAGTCTAAATGATTTTGTGGATGAAACAATAAAATATGATTTTAAAGAAGATGATGTCGAAGCGATGAAAGATATAGTAAGAAAAGCAGTTCAGTATTTTAATTTAAAATCACGTGAGGAAGCAGAGTTAATAGAGACAGGGTTCATTAGAGTATTGCATTTAGCCTCAATCATTGAAGAAAATCTTTTATCCAAGATTATAGAACTCTCACTAAAGAGTGATAGTCACTTAAGTGTTGAGGAAGTCTATGAAGGGAAAGTTATTAGAAAATATTAA
- a CDS encoding DUF6671 family protein encodes MDKKAKKLFDGREAVIATMHKKEEVIAPILKSELGINITVPHEFNSDVFGTFTNEVERMGDQLEAARKKVEVAMLQSGLNIGIASEGSFGPHPIFSFAPFNRELILFVDKDLDLELTGYVANGNTNYAQKEVGSFEEAYEFAKTIGFPEHGVIVKKNATTTDQNEIIKGITDVNRLRDSVTTFTQSQPTAFVETDMRAMYNPIRMSNIKLATLDLVSKMNSLCPNCQTPGFEVIEVKKGLPCHLCGFPTNMPLLQINECKKCKHQKETKYPNGNKHADPTYCNVCNP; translated from the coding sequence TTGGATAAAAAAGCGAAAAAATTATTTGATGGACGTGAAGCGGTCATTGCAACGATGCATAAAAAAGAAGAAGTGATTGCTCCTATATTGAAAAGTGAATTAGGTATCAACATTACCGTCCCTCATGAATTTAATTCAGATGTTTTTGGGACTTTTACAAATGAAGTTGAGAGAATGGGGGATCAACTTGAAGCAGCACGGAAAAAGGTAGAAGTAGCGATGCTTCAAAGTGGATTAAACATAGGGATTGCAAGCGAAGGCTCTTTTGGCCCACACCCAATTTTTTCATTTGCGCCCTTTAATCGAGAGCTAATACTTTTTGTAGATAAAGATCTAGACCTCGAATTAACTGGTTATGTAGCAAACGGCAATACAAACTACGCTCAAAAAGAAGTAGGAAGCTTTGAGGAAGCCTATGAGTTTGCAAAGACTATTGGTTTTCCAGAGCATGGTGTAATCGTAAAAAAGAATGCTACGACAACAGATCAGAACGAAATAATCAAAGGGATTACGGATGTCAATCGGCTGAGAGATTCGGTGACAACTTTTACACAATCCCAACCAACTGCATTCGTCGAAACGGATATGCGAGCGATGTACAATCCCATTCGAATGAGCAACATTAAACTAGCTACACTTGATCTTGTTTCTAAAATGAACTCATTATGCCCAAATTGTCAGACTCCAGGCTTTGAAGTGATCGAAGTAAAAAAAGGCTTACCATGTCACCTTTGTGGTTTTCCAACAAATATGCCTTTACTACAAATTAATGAGTGTAAAAAGTGTAAACATCAAAAAGAGACAAAGTATCCCAATGGAAATAAACACGCCGATCCTACCTATTGCAATGTGTGTAATCCATAG
- a CDS encoding cytochrome c oxidase subunit II translates to MHKSEKVWLTISFGMIMLFMIATGYQAFALGMAPPGGMELIDPQKVDQTAPFDNPGITQIGENEYEVVMTLQIFSFTPMEIEVPAGATVHFKLTSKDVVHGFQIVGTNANGMVMPGHVLNMTQTFTEPGEYLVLCNEYCGIGHQFMATTITVK, encoded by the coding sequence ATGCATAAATCAGAAAAAGTTTGGCTTACAATAAGTTTTGGTATGATCATGTTATTTATGATAGCAACTGGTTATCAAGCATTTGCGCTAGGTATGGCACCTCCAGGAGGAATGGAACTGATCGACCCGCAAAAAGTTGATCAAACAGCACCATTTGATAATCCGGGAATTACGCAAATTGGCGAAAATGAATATGAAGTAGTTATGACTCTACAAATTTTTAGTTTTACTCCAATGGAAATTGAAGTTCCGGCGGGAGCTACTGTTCATTTTAAATTAACATCAAAAGACGTTGTCCATGGATTTCAAATTGTAGGTACGAACGCCAACGGTATGGTAATGCCTGGTCATGTGCTAAATATGACTCAAACATTTACTGAACCGGGTGAGTATTTAGTGTTATGTAATGAATATTGCGGTATCGGTCACCAGTTTATGGCGACAACGATTACGGTGAAATAA
- a CDS encoding cbb3-type cytochrome c oxidase subunit I, producing the protein MSAQTLKDKTNEVLGVNLEDAKLTKSYLLVAFIALLLGGLFGLLQGINRAGLIELPTWLNYYQVLTAHGLLLIVVFSGFFMIGYFYSGLSHTLGGLLPKVRKLGWIGYGLSMFGTVLVVIMVLMNEASVLFTFYPPMKANPIFYFGLVFVVLGIWACCFGAFIQVANWRKENKGQHLPILSFFATGAFILLLACTLFVAVEVLFLILPWSLGWVDTINVMLARTLFWAFGHTAVNIWYMTAVSAWYVIVPRVIGGTLWNDTLTRVVVVALVIMNITGGFHHQIVDPGISDTIKYMHVFMSLAIGFPSLMTAYALFVVMERTGRRKGGKGVFGWLKKLPWGDVRFLAPFIAMLAFAPAGAGGIAQTTFQLNSVVHNTMWVVGHFHLTLGMSVAMTFFGISYWLIPYLSGRVLTPAINKLGVIQTIIWSGAMILMAFAMHTAGLFGSPRRTSYTTYGDHAAALGWDPYMMLIGIGAVLLLIGVLIQFYVVINLMFFAPKGQTEFPIAPKEPGDVTGYWTERWGVWVVLMIIVVAMAYVVPIVDMIVNAPPGSPPFRTW; encoded by the coding sequence ATGAGCGCACAAACACTAAAAGATAAAACGAATGAAGTGTTAGGAGTAAACCTTGAAGACGCTAAGTTAACGAAATCATATTTATTAGTAGCATTTATTGCATTGCTTCTCGGGGGACTATTTGGATTATTACAAGGTATAAATCGTGCAGGACTAATCGAGCTACCAACATGGCTTAACTATTATCAAGTTCTTACTGCTCATGGCTTATTGTTAATAGTGGTATTTTCGGGATTCTTCATGATTGGTTATTTTTACTCAGGTCTTTCACATACACTAGGAGGTCTTCTTCCTAAAGTTCGAAAACTGGGTTGGATTGGTTATGGATTAAGTATGTTCGGTACCGTATTAGTTGTAATAATGGTATTAATGAATGAAGCATCGGTCTTATTCACATTTTATCCACCGATGAAGGCGAACCCAATCTTTTATTTTGGATTAGTATTTGTTGTATTAGGTATTTGGGCGTGCTGCTTCGGGGCATTTATTCAAGTAGCGAATTGGAGAAAAGAAAATAAAGGTCAACATCTTCCGATACTTTCATTCTTTGCAACGGGTGCATTTATCTTACTATTAGCTTGTACATTATTTGTTGCAGTAGAGGTTTTATTCTTGATCCTTCCTTGGTCACTTGGTTGGGTTGATACAATCAATGTTATGTTAGCACGGACGCTATTCTGGGCGTTTGGACATACTGCGGTAAATATTTGGTATATGACAGCGGTATCTGCTTGGTATGTGATTGTACCGAGAGTTATTGGTGGAACGCTTTGGAATGATACATTAACTCGTGTTGTTGTCGTTGCTCTTGTTATTATGAATATTACTGGGGGCTTCCATCACCAAATCGTTGACCCAGGTATTTCAGATACGATCAAATATATGCATGTATTTATGAGCTTAGCAATTGGTTTCCCTTCATTAATGACTGCATATGCTCTATTTGTTGTCATGGAACGTACAGGTAGAAGAAAAGGTGGAAAAGGTGTTTTTGGTTGGCTTAAGAAGTTGCCATGGGGCGATGTTCGTTTCTTAGCACCGTTCATAGCAATGCTAGCTTTTGCTCCAGCTGGTGCAGGTGGTATTGCTCAAACAACATTCCAATTAAATTCAGTCGTTCATAACACGATGTGGGTAGTTGGACATTTCCACTTAACACTTGGAATGTCTGTTGCAATGACGTTCTTTGGTATTAGTTACTGGTTAATCCCGTATCTTTCAGGACGTGTCTTAACTCCAGCGATAAACAAATTAGGTGTGATCCAAACAATTATTTGGTCAGGTGCGATGATCCTTATGGCATTCGCGATGCATACTGCAGGGTTATTTGGTTCACCACGAAGAACTTCTTATACAACGTATGGAGATCACGCAGCAGCACTTGGATGGGATCCATACATGATGTTAATAGGTATCGGTGCAGTACTCTTACTAATCGGAGTTCTAATCCAATTTTATGTTGTCATAAATCTTATGTTCTTTGCTCCTAAGGGGCAGACAGAATTCCCAATTGCTCCAAAAGAGCCAGGAGATGTAACTGGATATTGGACAGAAAGATGGGGAGTATGGGTTGTACTGATGATTATTGTTGTTGCAATGGCTTATGTGGTTCCTATCGTTGACATGATTGTAAACGCACCTCCAGGGTCACCGCCATTTAGAACTTGGTAA
- a CDS encoding SCO family protein: MNKTKHNTIAIIVVLLFGCILFYVGTDGFRAYTAETARVNQLMKDQPQFPDVTLEDSNGRIYSFSEFENKYVFITFMYTACTTVCWELEANMGEVYNLIPEQYIGEDIVFLSISFDPEKDDPETLDRYKGYFNSDGETWRMARIPDQTQLDNLLKEFGVIVIPNDSGHFTHNSAFYLVNRQGTLTNIMDFKKIEEAADTVTTILKNDKGE, encoded by the coding sequence ATGAATAAAACTAAGCATAATACAATTGCTATCATTGTTGTTTTATTATTTGGATGTATACTGTTTTATGTAGGGACGGATGGATTTCGTGCATATACGGCAGAAACTGCAAGAGTTAATCAATTAATGAAAGATCAACCTCAATTTCCAGATGTAACTTTAGAGGATAGTAATGGTCGAATTTATTCTTTTTCTGAATTTGAAAATAAATATGTATTTATTACATTTATGTATACAGCTTGTACAACGGTCTGCTGGGAGCTAGAGGCAAACATGGGAGAGGTCTATAATCTCATTCCTGAGCAATATATTGGTGAAGACATCGTCTTTTTAAGTATAAGTTTTGATCCTGAGAAAGACGACCCTGAAACGTTAGATCGATATAAAGGTTATTTTAATAGCGATGGTGAAACATGGAGGATGGCTAGAATTCCAGACCAAACTCAGCTAGATAATTTGTTAAAAGAATTTGGGGTAATCGTCATTCCTAATGATAGTGGACATTTCACTCATAATTCAGCTTTTTATTTAGTAAATAGACAAGGCACATTAACAAACATTATGGACTTTAAAAAGATAGAAGAAGCTGCAGATACAGTGACTACGATACTTAAAAACGATAAGGGGGAATAG